From a single Parambassis ranga chromosome 2, fParRan2.1, whole genome shotgun sequence genomic region:
- the phyh gene encoding phytanoyl-CoA dioxygenase, peroxisomal, with protein MSRAAERLRLLINHLDRQPAFITAAPTFTQTYTYSPPKKLRYTLGTDLLTPEQRLFYEENGFILIKNLVSDEDINKFRKEFERICRQEVNIPGLVVMRDVAIAKSEFVPDQKAVSKLQDFQEDPELFRYCTLPEILKYVECFTGPNIMAMHTMLINKPPDAGNKTSRHPMHQDLHYFPFRPADRIVCSWTAMEKVNRQNGCLVVLPGTHKGTLQEHDYPEWEGGVNKMYHGVQTYHPQHPRVHLEMEKGDTVFFHPLLIHGSGMNQTQGFRKAISCHYASGDCYYIDVKGTTQENIEKEVKEIAARKYALGDEITFKDTWAVRGRLVQGDRNSM; from the exons ATGTCTCGGGCTGCAGAGAGACTCCGACTGCTGATCAATCACCTTGATCGACAACCCGCTTTTATC ACAGCTGCACCCACTTTCACCCAAACCTACACCTACAGTCCCCCAAAGAAGCTGAG ATACACTTTAGGTACAGACTTGCTGACACCTGAACAGCGTCTTTTCTATGAGGAAAATGGATTCATTCTCATCAAGAATCTGGTGTCTGACGAGGACATCAACAAGTTCAG GAAGGAGTTTGAAAGAATCTGTCGCCAGGAAGTGAACATTCCTGGTCTGGTGGTTATGAGGGACGTGGCCATCGCTAAGTCAGAGTTTGTTCCGGATCAGAAGGCAGTCTCCAAACTTCAAGACTTCCAGGAAGATCCTGAACTGTTCCGGTACTGCACTCTACCAGAG ATCCTCAAGTATGTGGAGTGCTTCACTGGACCGAACATTATGGCCATGCACACCATGCTGATCAACAAACCTCCTGATGCAG GCAATAAGACATCTCGTCACCCAATGCATCAAGATCTTCACTACTTTCCATTTCGCCCAGCTGACCGGATTGTCTGCTCTTGGACCGCAATGGAGAAAGTGAACAGGCAGAATGGCTGTCTGGTTGTCCTGCCAGGAACACACAAGGGAACACTGCAGGAGCACGACTATCCTGAGTGggag GGTGGAGTAAACAAAATGTACCATGGTGTGCAAACCTACCATCCACAGCACCCCAGGGTGCACCTGGAGATGGAAAAGGGTGACACAGTCTTCTTCCACCCACTGCTGATCCACGGCTCCGGCATGAATCAGACACAGGGCTTCCGCAAG GCCATCTCCTGCCACTATGCCAGCGGTGATTGTTATTACATCGATGTCAAGGGAACCACACAGGAAAACATCGAGAAAGAAGTGAAGGAGATTGCAGCCCGGAAGTATGCACTGGGAGATGAAATTACCTTCAAG GATACCTGGGCTGTCCGAGGTCGTCTAGTGCAGGGCGACAGGAACTCAATGTAA
- the ucmaa gene encoding upper zone of growth plate and cartilage matrix associated a — protein sequence MSWTRVFVLSFLTTLLILTFSSVVENAAVRDDSKPADSKSAARHVFMPESDASNFFKRRSRRSVRYAEMQAEQRVRMAASERRREYNEEQRNEYENYVEEERDEINERSRETNEQLREYHYDGLYPRFYWFH from the exons ATGTCCTGGACTCGAGTTTTTGTCCTGTCTTTCCTCACaaccctcctcatcctcacct TTTCCAGCGTGGTGGAAAATGCAGCAGTGCGGGATGACTCAAAACCAGCTGATTCTAAAA GTGCAGCACGGCATGTGTTCATGCCTGAGTCAGACGCCTCAAACTTCTTCAAACGCCGCAGTCGCCGCTCGGTTCGATATGCTGAGATGCAAG CCGAGCAGAGGGTGAGGATGGCTGCCAGTGAGCGCAGGAGGGAGTACAATGAGGAACAGAGGAATGAGTACGAGAACTACGTTGAGGAGGAGCGTGATG AGATCAATGAGAGATCTAGAGAGACGAACGAGCAGTTGCGAGAGTATCACTACGATGGCCTCTATCCTCGCTTCTACTGGTTCCACTGA